Proteins encoded together in one Chryseobacterium taklimakanense window:
- a CDS encoding transposase encodes MSQRRKFNSQFKFKVVVEALSERLPLHELAKKHDLHPNQITTWKKEFLKNGAEIFGKEKASEEKKEDVESLYKVIGQQKMEIDFLKKALS; translated from the coding sequence ATGTCACAGAGAAGAAAATTCAATTCGCAGTTTAAGTTCAAGGTTGTCGTAGAAGCCTTGTCGGAGCGTCTTCCACTGCACGAACTTGCCAAAAAGCACGATTTGCATCCCAATCAGATTACAACCTGGAAAAAGGAGTTCCTCAAGAACGGAGCGGAGATTTTCGGTAAGGAGAAGGCTTCAGAAGAGAAAAAAGAAGATGTAGAATCGCTTTACAAAGTGATCGGCCAGCAGAAAATGGAGATTGATTTTTTAAAAAAAGCCTTGTCATGA
- a CDS encoding type VI secretion system contractile sheath small subunit, whose product MFEYGVGGNEVKVDANEAIHFIQENRALLVSKLTIDEPFVPEVVKGLKNEEDVFRHFQPSVGVQHETEDGTIIDEEFRFNNLGDFTPKKLTENSEYLKKIQIEQEQYNKILRQLKNNKILKTILENEQTKGALVQVLKDVAKELEK is encoded by the coding sequence ATGTTCGAATATGGCGTTGGCGGAAACGAAGTAAAAGTAGATGCTAATGAGGCAATACATTTCATTCAGGAGAATCGCGCCCTTCTTGTGAGCAAACTTACCATTGATGAACCTTTCGTTCCTGAAGTCGTAAAAGGGCTTAAAAACGAGGAAGACGTTTTCAGACATTTTCAGCCTTCCGTTGGCGTTCAGCATGAAACAGAAGACGGTACCATCATTGACGAAGAATTCAGATTTAATAATTTAGGTGATTTTACTCCTAAAAAGTTAACTGAAAATTCCGAATATTTAAAAAAAATCCAAATTGAACAGGAACAGTATAACAAAATTTTGCGTCAGTTGAAAAACAACAAAATTCTGAAGACTATTTTAGAAAACGAACAAACCAAAGGTGCTCTTGTACAGGTTTTAAAGGATGTTGCAAAGGAATTAGAAAAATAA
- a CDS encoding IS3 family transposase — protein sequence MKQSVSERKTHIGKGEKISVKKQCELLQISRSSHYYKKVPESDLNLKLMEMIDREFMEHPWKGVPRMVQWLNKDCGLLVNKKRVERLYRLMGISASAPGPSTSKKGKGKKHKIFPYLLKNLPITHPNQVWAMDITYIPVRGGYLYLVAIIDLYSRYVVGWSLSNTMTAEWCRDVLDEAIETYGKPEIINTDQGSQFTSDLFTEYVKSHKTIRQSMDGKGRALDNIFVERLWRSVKYENVYLYAYQDGKECYIGLNKYFAYYNHSRRHQSLGYEVPAQMFNQKEKKAA from the coding sequence ATGAAGCAGAGTGTCTCGGAAAGAAAAACACACATCGGCAAGGGGGAAAAAATCAGCGTAAAGAAGCAGTGCGAACTTTTACAGATCTCTCGCAGCAGTCATTATTACAAAAAAGTTCCGGAGAGCGATTTGAACCTGAAGCTGATGGAGATGATAGACAGGGAGTTTATGGAACATCCCTGGAAGGGCGTTCCCAGAATGGTGCAGTGGCTCAATAAAGATTGTGGGCTTTTAGTCAATAAAAAGCGTGTGGAGCGGCTTTACCGACTGATGGGCATCAGCGCTTCTGCTCCCGGACCCAGCACCAGCAAAAAAGGGAAGGGAAAAAAGCATAAAATTTTTCCGTATTTGCTGAAGAACCTGCCCATAACCCATCCCAACCAGGTTTGGGCGATGGACATCACCTATATCCCGGTAAGGGGCGGATACCTGTATCTTGTTGCCATCATCGATCTCTACAGCCGCTATGTGGTGGGCTGGAGCCTGAGCAACACGATGACCGCGGAGTGGTGCCGCGATGTTCTGGATGAAGCCATCGAAACCTACGGAAAGCCTGAAATCATTAATACCGATCAGGGAAGCCAGTTCACTTCAGACTTGTTTACCGAATATGTGAAATCCCACAAAACCATCCGCCAGAGTATGGATGGCAAAGGCCGGGCACTGGACAATATCTTTGTCGAGAGGCTCTGGCGAAGCGTAAAATATGAAAATGTTTATCTTTATGCCTATCAAGACGGAAAAGAGTGCTATATTGGTTTGAACAAGTATTTTGCCTACTACAACCACAGCAGGAGACACCAAAGCTTAGGTTACGAAGTTCCTGCACAAATGTTTAACCAAAAGGAGAAAAAAGCAG
- a CDS encoding ATP-dependent Clp protease ATP-binding subunit: MSVVITNETVKDLFHIAQSVARENYNVTYGAPHLLQALMHKDIGLRDFLTNIDKDPGYIYEWAEVRIEEYPKTSSLPEESSKDDTVNKILDEADDIRLKLGLDEIAPVCILAAITKAGVAFSVQELKSLPIREHEIINIYSGEGKKIDLQQNALLSEFADIKGNFPAISSYCIDRTRDARNGKLEEIVGRDKELRMLIEILSRRTKPNVIIVGEPGVGKTALLEGFAKQLIDGNVPELLKEATLLELNTGSLLAGTSYKGEIEDRLKKVINECKKINKAILFIDEIHSLLDSKGSAGNVANLLKPELARGEITVIGATTQEEYRKIIEPERAFDRRFEVLHVEEPDEIACVKMINKVLPAYQEHHKVEVDHTSLPDCVKLAKRYSKGKKLPDSAIDLLDRTMASIKMLDEMSKNDLKIWRDNYIKIIEDIEETDPLLVDELIWNYNLLKNKLSPILWGSLSEQQELDNSMGISQVKKVIDNTFDELTELASVKREKVGKLELAAVMASKTGIPIGKIQAGEKEKLLNMEDLLKKRVVGQNHALKILADAIVENRSGLAKPGQPIGSFFLLGPTGTGKTELAKSMAELLFNDEKSMIRFDMSEFKEEHSAALLYGAPPGYVGYEEGGMLVNKIRQQPYAVVLFDEIEKAHSSVFDVFLQIMDEGKISDKLGKEGDFSNSLVLFTSNIGSEEIVQYFERNEIPVSKDLMRIMNESGRFRPEFLARITEIIPFSPITEEMAENIFKIQLKTLKNSLTRLGIGLEITDEAVKNLALNGFSSKYGARQISGVIRSQLARPISKKIVREEVKSGQRINIDWDNENSALAWEIV, from the coding sequence ATGAGCGTAGTGATTACTAACGAAACCGTAAAGGATCTTTTCCATATAGCGCAGTCTGTAGCGCGCGAAAATTATAATGTAACATATGGTGCTCCACATCTCTTACAGGCACTCATGCATAAAGATATTGGGCTTAGGGATTTCCTTACTAATATAGATAAAGATCCGGGCTATATTTACGAATGGGCAGAAGTCCGCATTGAAGAATATCCTAAAACTTCCTCGCTTCCTGAAGAATCATCAAAAGATGACACGGTAAACAAAATTTTGGATGAAGCAGATGATATACGCCTGAAATTGGGTTTGGATGAAATTGCGCCCGTCTGCATCTTGGCGGCGATTACCAAGGCCGGTGTTGCATTCAGCGTGCAGGAACTTAAATCGCTTCCCATCCGCGAACACGAAATCATAAATATTTATTCCGGAGAAGGCAAAAAAATTGATTTACAGCAAAACGCTTTATTATCTGAATTTGCTGATATCAAAGGCAATTTTCCGGCAATCAGCAGTTATTGTATTGACCGGACACGAGACGCCAGAAACGGAAAACTGGAAGAAATTGTTGGCAGAGATAAAGAACTAAGGATGTTGATCGAAATCCTGTCCCGAAGAACAAAACCCAACGTTATCATCGTAGGAGAGCCGGGAGTTGGAAAAACCGCTTTGCTTGAAGGATTTGCCAAGCAACTCATTGATGGAAATGTGCCGGAATTGTTGAAAGAAGCAACACTTTTGGAACTGAACACCGGTTCATTGCTTGCAGGGACTTCATATAAAGGCGAAATAGAGGACCGTTTGAAAAAGGTCATTAATGAATGTAAGAAAATAAATAAGGCTATTTTATTTATCGACGAAATACATTCGCTGTTAGATAGTAAGGGAAGTGCAGGAAATGTTGCCAATCTGCTGAAACCCGAGCTCGCCCGTGGAGAAATTACCGTAATTGGTGCTACAACACAGGAAGAATACAGAAAAATAATTGAGCCGGAACGTGCGTTCGACAGAAGATTTGAAGTGCTGCATGTGGAAGAACCCGACGAAATTGCCTGCGTGAAAATGATCAATAAAGTACTTCCGGCTTATCAGGAACATCATAAAGTAGAAGTGGATCATACGTCCTTGCCTGATTGTGTAAAACTTGCCAAGCGCTATTCTAAAGGAAAAAAACTGCCCGATTCCGCAATAGATCTGTTAGACAGAACCATGGCTTCCATCAAAATGTTGGACGAAATGTCTAAAAATGATTTAAAGATTTGGAGGGATAATTATATTAAAATCATAGAAGATATTGAAGAAACAGATCCATTGCTGGTGGATGAACTGATTTGGAATTACAACCTGCTCAAAAATAAATTAAGCCCTATTCTCTGGGGCTCACTTTCAGAACAGCAGGAACTCGATAATTCTATGGGAATTTCTCAAGTGAAGAAAGTAATCGATAATACTTTTGATGAATTGACAGAACTCGCTTCTGTAAAAAGAGAAAAAGTTGGAAAGCTGGAGCTCGCCGCGGTGATGGCATCCAAAACAGGAATCCCGATCGGTAAAATTCAGGCAGGCGAAAAAGAAAAGCTCCTGAATATGGAAGACCTTCTCAAAAAGCGGGTTGTAGGGCAGAACCATGCGCTGAAAATTCTGGCAGATGCCATAGTAGAAAACCGAAGCGGATTGGCAAAACCCGGGCAGCCTATTGGTTCATTTTTCCTTTTGGGACCAACTGGAACCGGTAAAACCGAACTCGCAAAATCGATGGCAGAACTGCTTTTCAATGACGAAAAATCCATGATCCGTTTTGATATGTCAGAATTTAAGGAAGAGCATTCTGCAGCCTTGCTTTACGGGGCCCCTCCAGGATATGTGGGTTATGAAGAAGGCGGCATGCTGGTAAATAAAATCCGTCAGCAGCCTTATGCGGTGGTGCTTTTTGATGAAATTGAAAAAGCACACTCTTCGGTTTTCGATGTATTCTTACAGATCATGGACGAGGGAAAAATTTCGGACAAATTAGGGAAAGAAGGAGACTTCAGTAATTCTTTGGTTTTGTTTACCTCAAATATTGGAAGCGAGGAAATTGTTCAATATTTTGAGCGAAATGAAATTCCGGTTTCGAAAGACCTCATGAGAATTATGAACGAGTCGGGGCGTTTCCGTCCGGAATTTTTAGCACGGATTACCGAGATTATTCCGTTTTCGCCTATCACCGAAGAAATGGCAGAAAATATTTTCAAAATCCAGTTGAAAACCCTTAAAAATTCATTAACAAGGCTTGGGATTGGTTTGGAAATCACAGATGAGGCTGTAAAAAACCTTGCTTTGAATGGCTTTAGCAGTAAATATGGAGCAAGACAAATTTCCGGAGTGATCCGTTCACAATTAGCAAGACCTATATCCAAAAAAATTGTTAGAGAGGAAGTGAAAAGCGGACAAAGAATAAATATAGACTGGGACAACGAGAACAGTGCATTGGCTTGGGAAATTGTCTGA
- a CDS encoding lytic transglycosylase domain-containing protein, with protein MKTKKLKYIITLFYLLISLIAAAQDLTATDTSESTIRRYQNIIKNNRQLVKFVEYTFASRGIPKHMRNLAIIESGLDHQIVSHAGAKGMWQFMVEHASQYGLSDEERSDIYKSTKTAAVSLINLYNKYGSWITVVAAYNCGEGNIKKAMDRAGSKQYTAFAPYLPLETQNHVKKFLNACYATNELNQVLGNHYKMQTQAMISGAAPKKSITYAHAPTKKFKKSSGKGLSETTINAAYKLNIIAKFISVSPEKILAWNPGIEKKLAEKGESIFYLPDDKMVEFQLNQNKILTSSLNN; from the coding sequence ATGAAAACAAAGAAATTAAAATACATCATCACCCTTTTTTACCTGCTCATTTCGCTGATTGCAGCTGCACAGGATTTAACTGCAACCGACACTTCTGAAAGCACAATACGACGCTACCAAAACATCATTAAGAACAACCGGCAACTGGTGAAGTTTGTGGAATATACCTTTGCGAGCAGAGGGATCCCCAAACATATGCGCAATCTTGCGATTATAGAATCTGGGCTGGATCATCAGATTGTTTCCCATGCGGGCGCAAAGGGAATGTGGCAATTTATGGTGGAACACGCCAGCCAATACGGGCTTTCTGATGAAGAGCGTTCCGATATCTATAAAAGCACCAAAACTGCCGCGGTTTCACTGATCAATCTCTACAATAAATATGGGAGCTGGATTACTGTTGTTGCTGCCTATAACTGCGGCGAAGGTAATATTAAAAAGGCGATGGACAGGGCAGGTTCCAAACAGTACACAGCATTTGCGCCTTATCTTCCTTTGGAGACCCAAAACCATGTTAAAAAATTTCTGAATGCATGTTACGCAACCAACGAATTGAACCAGGTTTTAGGCAATCATTATAAAATGCAAACTCAAGCAATGATTTCCGGTGCTGCGCCGAAAAAGTCAATCACATATGCGCATGCACCTACGAAAAAATTTAAAAAATCGAGTGGTAAAGGACTAAGCGAGACAACTATCAATGCAGCGTATAAGCTAAATATCATTGCGAAATTCATTAGCGTTTCTCCTGAAAAAATTTTAGCTTGGAATCCCGGGATCGAAAAAAAACTTGCAGAAAAAGGGGAGAGTATCTTTTACCTTCCGGATGATAAAATGGTAGAATTTCAACTCAACCAAAATAAGATTTTGACATCTTCCTTAAATAATTAA
- a CDS encoding DUF5458 family protein: protein MENNQQAAQSQQVQHMQEHHQQKGNALNELNKVGGFNFVETVVDGIANMNPTRKARKEIFLNDNNKQGERKELAQKLNLWISLLENHATADQMAETCKNKALSAEQNLKKNLKNTLDTTRELETNYRTIAQFFKNTELDKVDNVSIVNASMEQMTDIDNPLFIDAIANEFKQNYDRLDLRDNYSILAIPGYLGSNKVVEKWAKICNENKVMLVTDFANLDKPDDVVDLFHSANLTGGELHRSNVIMTTNWLVGRGRAEEVGEEENVDLPPSTSLAGKIYKTLMSQVAAGKKHGNINEVDAVKFDLKKSEISQLEKMGLVPMVNEYGKIMAFSAKTLFTGDNIGLQTYSVVRVFDYVTKVLLDFLNRRAFENWNPRNEDDLRRQIVAFLDGIKGPDKLIEKFKIVRFEQDKVNKDRVWLDIRMTPYFPTKSFVIKLDGHKGDDGNEWEAEYQQE from the coding sequence ATGGAAAATAATCAACAGGCGGCACAATCCCAGCAGGTGCAACATATGCAGGAGCACCATCAGCAAAAAGGAAATGCGCTCAACGAGCTGAACAAAGTTGGAGGATTTAATTTTGTAGAAACTGTGGTAGATGGTATTGCCAATATGAATCCTACCAGGAAAGCCAGAAAAGAAATTTTTCTTAATGATAATAACAAGCAGGGCGAAAGAAAAGAACTGGCACAAAAACTTAACTTATGGATTTCGCTGCTCGAAAATCACGCCACTGCAGACCAAATGGCAGAAACCTGCAAAAATAAAGCCCTTTCTGCCGAACAAAATTTGAAGAAAAACCTAAAAAACACTTTAGATACCACTCGCGAGCTGGAAACCAATTACAGAACTATAGCTCAGTTCTTTAAGAATACAGAATTGGATAAAGTGGATAATGTTAGTATCGTAAATGCTTCTATGGAGCAAATGACAGATATTGACAATCCTCTTTTCATTGATGCAATTGCCAATGAGTTCAAACAAAATTATGACCGCTTGGATTTGAGGGATAATTATTCAATTCTTGCAATTCCTGGTTATTTAGGATCAAATAAAGTTGTTGAGAAATGGGCGAAAATCTGTAACGAAAATAAGGTTATGTTGGTTACCGACTTTGCAAATCTTGATAAACCTGATGATGTGGTAGATTTATTCCACTCTGCAAACCTTACCGGTGGCGAATTGCATCGAAGCAACGTAATTATGACGACCAATTGGCTCGTTGGAAGAGGAAGAGCAGAAGAAGTGGGCGAGGAAGAGAACGTCGATTTGCCGCCTTCAACTTCTTTGGCAGGAAAAATTTACAAAACTTTAATGTCACAGGTTGCCGCAGGTAAAAAACATGGCAACATCAATGAAGTGGATGCTGTAAAATTCGACCTAAAAAAAAGTGAGATTTCCCAACTTGAAAAAATGGGATTGGTCCCAATGGTCAACGAATACGGAAAAATAATGGCGTTTTCTGCAAAAACTTTATTTACAGGAGACAATATTGGCTTGCAAACGTATTCTGTAGTGCGGGTGTTCGATTATGTTACCAAAGTTTTACTAGATTTTCTTAATAGGAGGGCTTTTGAAAACTGGAACCCGAGAAATGAAGACGATTTAAGAAGACAGATCGTTGCTTTTCTGGATGGGATTAAAGGGCCGGACAAACTTATTGAAAAGTTCAAAATTGTTCGTTTTGAGCAGGATAAAGTCAATAAAGACCGGGTTTGGCTTGATATCCGAATGACACCATATTTCCCTACAAAAAGTTTTGTCATCAAACTAGACGGGCACAAAGGAGACGACGGAAACGAATGGGAAGCTGAATACCAGCAGGAGTAA
- a CDS encoding GPW/gp25 family protein translates to MEQPNYKMPFNPKSVMSSNGVLQTCDMGESIAQNIMLLITTKKGENRYDENYGNEVWNTEFDNGISPSVWESIFIKSLRRQILDYEQRLVNPEVEAHISIVEHTYETRNLTEIKKKVRVTIRAKLEATGENFNFATELFLSPMSID, encoded by the coding sequence ATGGAGCAGCCCAACTACAAAATGCCTTTTAACCCTAAATCTGTTATGAGCAGTAATGGGGTTTTGCAGACCTGTGATATGGGAGAAAGCATTGCGCAAAACATTATGTTGCTCATTACCACAAAAAAAGGTGAAAACCGGTATGATGAAAATTACGGTAATGAAGTTTGGAACACCGAATTCGACAATGGAATTTCGCCTTCTGTCTGGGAAAGTATATTTATTAAAAGTCTGCGCCGCCAAATTCTGGATTATGAACAGCGCCTCGTAAATCCTGAAGTTGAAGCTCACATCAGTATCGTAGAGCACACCTATGAAACAAGAAATTTAACTGAGATCAAAAAAAAAGTACGCGTAACCATACGCGCAAAATTAGAAGCCACCGGCGAAAATTTCAATTTTGCTACAGAACTTTTTCTCAGTCCAATGTCGATCGATTAA